A genomic stretch from Thermomonospora umbrina includes:
- a CDS encoding glycosyltransferase family 2 protein has product MANKPPSAAGAATEPQGAFPSVGVVIPTRDRPEMLRRALSAALEQDYPGELRAVVVYDRSEPDESLASDRVQVIVNRRTPGLAGARNSGIDALDTDLVAFCDDDDEWLPGKLAAQVEALRAEPEAILATTATVMDFNGRSIPRRAGLDRVEYTHLLRDRLFMLGSSTYLARRLPLLEIGLVDESIPGSQGEDWDLALRAARRHPIVNVDHPYVRILWGTTSYYAQAWDIKIAALHWFLERYPEMGSDPAAAGRIYGQIAFGHAYNRRRREALRWSGRALRANWRERRVPVALAVTSGAVSGRRVLQTLNARGRGI; this is encoded by the coding sequence ATGGCGAACAAACCCCCCTCCGCTGCGGGCGCGGCCACCGAGCCGCAGGGCGCCTTCCCTTCCGTCGGTGTGGTGATCCCCACCCGTGATCGCCCCGAAATGCTGCGTCGCGCCCTGTCCGCCGCCCTCGAACAGGACTACCCCGGCGAGTTGCGCGCCGTCGTGGTGTACGACCGGTCCGAACCGGATGAGAGCCTGGCCTCCGACCGGGTGCAGGTGATCGTCAACCGGCGCACCCCCGGTCTGGCGGGGGCCCGCAACAGCGGCATCGACGCGCTGGACACGGACCTCGTCGCCTTCTGCGACGACGACGACGAATGGCTGCCCGGCAAGCTCGCGGCCCAGGTGGAGGCGCTGCGGGCCGAGCCCGAGGCGATCCTCGCCACCACGGCGACCGTGATGGACTTCAACGGGCGGAGCATCCCCCGCCGGGCCGGTCTCGACCGGGTGGAGTACACCCATCTGCTCCGCGACCGGCTGTTCATGCTCGGCTCGTCGACCTACCTGGCCCGCCGGCTGCCGCTGCTGGAGATCGGCCTGGTGGACGAGTCCATTCCCGGCAGCCAGGGGGAGGACTGGGATCTCGCACTGCGGGCGGCGCGACGACACCCGATCGTCAACGTCGACCATCCCTACGTTCGCATCCTCTGGGGGACGACCTCCTACTACGCGCAGGCGTGGGACATCAAGATCGCGGCGCTGCACTGGTTCCTGGAGCGGTACCCGGAGATGGGCTCCGACCCCGCCGCCGCCGGCCGGATCTATGGCCAGATCGCCTTCGGACACGCCTACAACCGCCGTCGGCGCGAGGCGCTGCGCTGGTCGGGCCGGGCGTTGCGGGCCAACTGGCGGGAGCGGCGGGTGCCGGTCGCCCTCGCCGTGACCTCCGGCGCCGTCTCCGGCCGTCGGGTGCTGCAGACCCTGAACGCGCGGGGCCGCGGGATTTGA
- a CDS encoding vanadium-dependent haloperoxidase translates to MAASLIGVLPGSAAAATIDHTVYWNGVLQQAYREATGTGAGPTTLSRAGAIMHLAMYDAANSAKCTVSAASCLGKPYLTKVTVPAGQTADMETAIDHAAHRTLTALFGARFDDELTGAQNTIDPSVPQAQRDQARSIGLQVAQAMLDDRADDGSANDTPYTAVTGPGHWRATSSGPALGPNWGAVRPFAMTSGSQFRPGPPGGFASMGALLASDAYKDQVAEVARLGSVNSSQRTADQRQQAFFWANDVDGTYKPPGHLFELTEIIAKQEQVSPSGRVKLFAMVAMAMADAVIAAWDAKYRTDIDLWRPESAIRHGDQVPGSVHDPYWSPLSVNAAGQRFSPPFPAYVSGHATLGGAWAKVMSWWFFGNDNITFTATTDDPNAQRVTRQFTSFSAAALENARSRIYLGVHYQWDADSGIQTGNGVSDHVTAGFLGVNQSSTWLRFGNGTQSWCESQGQKFVDDHRWAEYQCVAEVDRWILSVR, encoded by the coding sequence ATGGCGGCCTCCCTCATCGGAGTGCTGCCCGGCTCTGCGGCCGCCGCCACCATCGACCACACCGTCTACTGGAACGGCGTCCTCCAACAGGCGTACCGCGAGGCCACCGGCACGGGGGCCGGCCCGACCACACTCTCGCGCGCCGGCGCCATCATGCATTTGGCGATGTACGACGCGGCCAACTCCGCCAAGTGCACCGTCAGCGCGGCGAGCTGCCTCGGCAAGCCCTACCTCACCAAGGTCACCGTGCCGGCGGGACAGACCGCCGACATGGAGACCGCCATCGACCATGCCGCCCACCGGACGCTCACCGCCCTGTTCGGCGCCCGGTTCGACGACGAGCTGACCGGGGCGCAGAACACCATCGACCCCTCCGTGCCGCAGGCCCAACGCGACCAGGCGCGCTCCATCGGACTGCAGGTCGCCCAGGCGATGCTCGACGACCGGGCCGACGACGGGTCCGCGAACGACACCCCGTACACCGCGGTCACGGGGCCGGGGCATTGGAGGGCCACGAGTTCGGGCCCCGCGCTCGGCCCCAACTGGGGGGCCGTCAGGCCGTTCGCCATGACGTCGGGCTCACAGTTCCGTCCGGGCCCGCCCGGCGGCTTCGCCTCGATGGGCGCCCTGCTGGCCAGTGACGCCTACAAGGACCAGGTGGCCGAGGTGGCACGGCTGGGCTCGGTGAACTCCTCCCAGCGCACCGCCGACCAGCGGCAGCAGGCGTTCTTCTGGGCCAACGACGTGGACGGCACCTACAAGCCGCCGGGCCACCTGTTCGAGCTGACCGAGATCATCGCCAAGCAGGAGCAGGTCTCGCCCTCCGGGCGGGTCAAGCTGTTCGCGATGGTGGCCATGGCCATGGCCGACGCCGTCATCGCCGCCTGGGACGCCAAGTACCGGACCGACATCGACCTGTGGCGCCCGGAGTCCGCCATCCGGCACGGCGACCAGGTGCCGGGAAGCGTCCACGACCCCTACTGGTCGCCGTTGTCGGTGAACGCCGCCGGCCAGCGGTTCTCGCCGCCCTTCCCGGCCTACGTGTCCGGGCACGCCACCCTCGGGGGAGCCTGGGCGAAGGTGATGTCATGGTGGTTCTTCGGTAATGACAACATCACCTTCACGGCCACCACGGACGACCCGAACGCCCAACGGGTCACCCGCCAGTTCACGAGCTTCTCCGCCGCCGCCCTGGAGAACGCCCGCAGCCGCATCTACCTCGGCGTTCACTACCAGTGGGACGCCGACTCCGGAATCCAGACGGGGAACGGGGTCTCCGACCACGTCACGGCCGGGTTCTTGGGCGTGAACCAGTCGTCCACGTGGCTGCGCTTCGGCAACGGCACGCAGTCGTGGTGCGAGAGCCAGGGGCAGAAGTTCGTCGACGACCACCGCTGGGCGGAGTACCAGTGCGTGGCCGAGGTCGACCGCTGGATCCTGTCCGTCCGCTGA
- a CDS encoding sulfate adenylyltransferase subunit 1: MAMDILRFATAGSVDDGKSTLIGRLLYDSKSIFEDQLEAVERTSADRGEEYTNLALLTDGLRAEREQGITIDVAYRYFATPRRKFIIADTPGHIQYTRNMVTGASTADLAIILVDARKGILEQSRRHAFLTTLLRVPHLVVAINKMDLVDYDETVYQSIQDEFTAFAAKLDIGDLTFIPISALHGDNVVDRSVNTPWYDGPSLLHHLEHVHIASDRNLIDVRFPVQYVIRPYKSTDPELHDYRGYAGQVAGGVLKPGDEVVHLPSGLTTRITHIDGPNGPVDEAFPPMSVTLRLADEIDISRGDMIARPHNRPEVAQDLDALVCWMADDRQLTPRMKLVIKHTTRTARAMVKDVHYRLDVNTLHRDEQAPGLGLNEIGRITLRVTQPLFVDDYGRNRLTGGFILIDEATNGTVAAGMITSAS, from the coding sequence ATGGCCATGGACATTCTGCGGTTCGCCACGGCGGGCTCGGTCGACGACGGCAAGTCCACACTGATCGGGCGGCTGCTGTACGACTCCAAGTCGATCTTCGAGGACCAGCTCGAGGCGGTGGAACGCACCAGCGCCGACCGCGGCGAGGAGTACACCAACCTCGCGCTGCTGACCGACGGCCTGCGGGCCGAGCGGGAGCAGGGCATCACCATCGACGTCGCCTACCGGTACTTCGCGACCCCGCGGCGCAAGTTCATCATCGCCGACACCCCCGGGCACATCCAGTACACCCGGAACATGGTGACCGGCGCCTCCACCGCCGATCTCGCGATCATCCTGGTGGACGCCCGCAAGGGCATCCTGGAGCAGTCCCGGCGGCACGCGTTCCTGACCACGCTGCTGCGGGTGCCGCACCTGGTGGTGGCGATCAACAAGATGGACCTGGTCGACTACGACGAGACGGTGTACCAGTCCATCCAGGACGAGTTCACCGCGTTCGCCGCCAAGCTCGACATCGGCGACCTGACGTTCATCCCGATCTCCGCGCTGCACGGCGACAACGTGGTGGACCGCTCGGTCAACACGCCCTGGTACGACGGGCCCTCGCTGCTGCACCACCTGGAGCACGTGCACATCGCCTCCGACCGCAACCTCATCGACGTGCGGTTCCCCGTGCAGTACGTGATCCGCCCGTACAAGTCGACCGACCCGGAGCTGCACGACTACCGCGGTTACGCGGGCCAGGTCGCCGGCGGCGTCCTCAAGCCCGGCGACGAGGTCGTGCACCTCCCGTCCGGGCTCACCACCCGGATCACCCACATCGACGGCCCCAACGGCCCGGTGGACGAGGCGTTCCCGCCGATGTCGGTGACGCTGCGGCTGGCCGACGAGATCGACATCTCCCGGGGCGACATGATCGCCCGGCCGCACAACCGCCCCGAGGTCGCCCAGGACCTCGACGCCCTCGTCTGCTGGATGGCCGACGACCGGCAGCTCACGCCGCGGATGAAGCTGGTGATCAAGCACACCACCCGCACCGCCCGCGCCATGGTCAAGGACGTGCACTACCGGCTCGACGTCAACACCCTGCACCGGGACGAGCAGGCCCCCGGCCTCGGCCTCAACGAGATCGGCCGGATCACCCTGCGCGTCACCCAGCCGCTGTTCGTGGACGACTACGGACGCAACCGGCTGACCGGCGGCTTCATCCTCATCGACGAGGCCACCAACGGCACCGTCGCCGCAGGCATGATCACCTCCGCGAGCTGA
- a CDS encoding 3'(2'),5'-bisphosphate nucleotidase CysQ, whose product MAPLAETDDHVLAAELAAAAGEVLLGIRARVGHADGRALKDAGDQGSHEFLMAELAARRPDDAVLSEEGKDDPVRLESERVWIVDPLDGTREFSEEGRTDWAVHVALWERGRLAAGAVALPAQGRTLHTSSGPPAVVTSGDGRRPLEVPAPEPGRLRIAVSRTRPPQFVQKMAEILDAEVELVPIGSAGAKIAAVLLGDVDAYVHAGGQYEWDNAAPAAVALAAGAHASRIDGAPLTYNGKDPLLPDILVCHPLSAPMVLAGIRDVAHDLPG is encoded by the coding sequence ATGGCGCCCCTTGCGGAGACCGATGACCACGTTCTGGCGGCGGAGCTCGCGGCCGCGGCCGGCGAGGTGCTGCTGGGCATCCGCGCGCGCGTCGGCCACGCCGACGGCAGGGCGCTCAAGGACGCGGGGGACCAGGGCTCGCACGAGTTCCTGATGGCGGAGCTGGCCGCCCGGCGCCCCGATGACGCGGTGCTGTCGGAGGAGGGCAAGGACGACCCCGTACGGCTGGAGTCCGAGCGGGTGTGGATCGTCGACCCGCTCGACGGCACCCGGGAGTTCTCCGAGGAGGGCCGCACCGACTGGGCCGTGCACGTCGCCCTGTGGGAGCGGGGCCGGCTGGCGGCCGGCGCGGTGGCGCTGCCCGCCCAGGGCCGTACGCTGCACACCTCCTCGGGGCCGCCCGCCGTGGTGACCTCGGGTGACGGGCGGCGGCCCCTGGAGGTGCCCGCCCCCGAGCCCGGCCGGCTGCGGATCGCGGTCAGCCGGACCCGCCCGCCGCAGTTCGTCCAGAAGATGGCCGAGATCCTCGACGCGGAGGTGGAGCTGGTCCCCATCGGGTCCGCCGGGGCGAAGATCGCCGCGGTGCTGCTGGGCGACGTCGACGCCTACGTCCACGCGGGCGGCCAGTACGAGTGGGACAACGCCGCCCCGGCGGCCGTGGCGCTGGCCGCGGGCGCCCACGCCTCGCGGATCGACGGCGCTCCGCTGACCTACAACGGCAAGGACCCCCTGCTCCCGGATATCCTTGTCTGCCACCCCCTGTCGGCGCCGATGGTGTTGGCCGGCATCCGGGACGTGGCGCACGACCTGCCAGGCTGA
- a CDS encoding helix-turn-helix domain-containing protein yields the protein MPRPERAVDPSQGPVQLFAWELRRLRDRAGRPGYREMAARVHYSPTSLSVAAAGRRLPTLAVALAYVRACGGDVREWEGRWRAVAADLALAPHPSPPSSPNPYRRPESDDTAAPAPVFGRDELVDRLHAGVARHGVTALTGPSGAGKSTLLGAAFPGGRSHGRTTVVVRLTGDRSPLTELTGGLAHLSAERAHLLHRAPRTGARRASALLPRVSHAGADRAERLLVVDQFERVFDRPAAERTAFLDALAGAAAHPRDRVRLVLGLRSDHVGPCLRDPWLARVLSEARVRVTPMTAGDLEAMITEPADAHGLVVERALMLSLIDDTVHRPGGLPFARLALAEVWRRRRGFVMSLDGYRSFGGVPGLVAQTARSTLRDLAPLQRVTAEAVLERLTAFGGLSGGLPRPCPRGKLDFAPPVTSTVIRALVDARLLVADEGTLSLAHEAVIGVPGAEAPETTPRPVRRSAALTGYAALAARFARTLRPPQRPGDNGPVSSRR from the coding sequence GTGCCACGTCCCGAGCGGGCCGTTGATCCGAGCCAGGGGCCCGTCCAGCTCTTCGCCTGGGAGTTGCGTCGACTGCGCGACCGGGCCGGCCGACCGGGCTACCGGGAGATGGCGGCCCGCGTCCACTACTCACCGACCTCGTTGTCCGTGGCGGCGGCGGGGAGGCGGCTGCCCACCCTCGCGGTCGCCCTGGCCTATGTGCGCGCCTGCGGCGGCGATGTCCGCGAGTGGGAGGGACGTTGGCGCGCCGTGGCGGCGGACCTGGCCCTCGCGCCTCACCCGTCGCCGCCTTCGAGCCCCAACCCCTATCGGCGCCCGGAGTCCGACGACACGGCCGCGCCCGCCCCGGTGTTCGGCAGGGACGAGCTGGTGGACCGCCTCCATGCCGGCGTGGCCCGGCACGGCGTCACCGCCCTCACGGGTCCCTCGGGGGCCGGGAAGAGCACGCTGCTCGGCGCGGCGTTCCCGGGGGGCCGATCCCACGGTCGAACGACGGTCGTCGTCCGACTCACCGGCGACCGGTCCCCGCTCACGGAGCTCACCGGAGGACTGGCGCACCTGAGCGCCGAACGCGCCCACCTCCTGCACCGCGCACCGAGGACGGGCGCGCGCCGTGCGTCCGCGCTCCTGCCTCGCGTGTCCCACGCCGGTGCGGACCGGGCGGAGCGGCTCCTGGTGGTCGACCAGTTCGAGCGGGTCTTCGACCGTCCCGCGGCCGAACGGACCGCCTTCCTCGACGCCTTGGCCGGAGCCGCCGCCCATCCGCGCGACCGGGTCCGCCTGGTCCTGGGTCTACGGTCCGACCACGTCGGCCCATGTCTGCGCGACCCGTGGCTCGCCCGGGTGCTGAGCGAGGCCAGGGTACGGGTGACCCCGATGACCGCAGGGGACCTGGAGGCGATGATCACCGAGCCGGCCGACGCGCACGGTCTCGTGGTGGAACGGGCGTTGATGCTCTCGCTCATCGACGACACCGTCCACCGGCCGGGCGGCCTGCCGTTCGCGCGCCTCGCCCTCGCCGAGGTGTGGCGACGTCGGCGGGGGTTCGTCATGTCCCTCGACGGCTACCGATCGTTCGGGGGTGTGCCGGGGCTGGTGGCGCAGACCGCGCGGAGCACGCTGCGCGACCTCGCGCCGTTGCAGCGCGTCACCGCGGAGGCCGTCCTGGAACGCCTGACGGCGTTCGGCGGGCTGTCGGGCGGGCTCCCCCGCCCCTGCCCGCGGGGCAAGCTGGATTTCGCGCCGCCCGTCACGAGCACCGTCATCAGAGCGCTCGTCGACGCCCGGCTGCTGGTCGCCGACGAGGGCACGCTGTCGCTCGCGCACGAGGCCGTGATCGGCGTTCCCGGCGCAGAGGCGCCCGAGACCACGCCGCGACCGGTCCGACGCTCGGCCGCGCTGACCGGCTACGCGGCGTTGGCGGCTCGGTTCGCCCGGACGTTGCGCCCACCGCAGCGTCCGGGCGACAACGGCCCCGTCAGCTCGCGGAGGTGA
- the cysD gene encoding sulfate adenylyltransferase subunit CysD, with translation MQRSDYLLSQLDVLEAESIHIIREVAAEFERPVLLFSGGKDSIVMLRLAEKAFWPAPIPFPVMHVDTGHNFDEVIEFRDRRVAELGVRLVVASVQESIDKGRVVEETGKRASRNRLQTTTLLDAIEEHRFDAAFGGARRDEEKARAKERVVSFRDDFGQWDPKNQRPELWNLYNTKIRQGEHVRVFPLSNWTELDVWDYLRREALEIPSIYFAHTRTVFERDGMLLDDNPYANRDEDEPAFEAMVRYRTVGDASCTGAVKSSAATLDEVIEEIMATRITERGQTRADDRTSEAAMEDRKKEGYF, from the coding sequence ATGCAGCGCAGTGACTATCTGCTGTCTCAGCTCGATGTCCTCGAGGCCGAATCCATCCACATCATCCGGGAGGTGGCCGCCGAGTTCGAGCGGCCCGTCCTGTTGTTCTCGGGCGGCAAGGACAGCATCGTGATGCTCCGGCTCGCCGAGAAGGCGTTCTGGCCCGCCCCGATCCCGTTCCCGGTGATGCACGTCGACACCGGGCACAACTTCGACGAGGTGATCGAGTTCCGGGACCGGAGGGTCGCCGAGCTCGGGGTCCGGTTGGTCGTCGCCTCCGTCCAGGAGTCGATCGACAAGGGACGGGTGGTGGAGGAGACCGGCAAGCGGGCCAGCCGCAACCGGCTGCAGACCACCACGCTGTTGGACGCCATCGAGGAGCACCGGTTCGACGCCGCGTTCGGCGGCGCCCGCCGCGACGAGGAGAAGGCCCGCGCCAAGGAGCGGGTGGTGTCCTTCCGCGACGACTTCGGCCAGTGGGACCCCAAGAACCAGCGTCCCGAGCTGTGGAACCTCTACAACACCAAGATCCGCCAGGGTGAGCACGTCCGGGTGTTCCCGCTGTCGAACTGGACCGAGCTGGACGTCTGGGACTACCTCCGGCGCGAGGCGCTGGAGATCCCGTCGATCTACTTCGCGCACACCCGCACGGTGTTCGAGCGCGACGGCATGCTCCTGGACGACAACCCGTACGCCAACCGCGACGAGGACGAGCCGGCCTTCGAGGCGATGGTGCGCTACCGCACCGTCGGCGACGCCAGTTGCACCGGCGCGGTGAAGTCCTCGGCCGCCACGTTGGACGAGGTCATCGAGGAGATCATGGCGACCCGCATCACCGAGCGGGGCCAGACGCGCGCCGACGACCGCACCAGCGAGGCCGCGATGGAAGACCGCAAGAAGGAAGGCTACTTCTAG
- a CDS encoding polysaccharide biosynthesis tyrosine autokinase, with amino-acid sequence MDATSAAGSRELADYIALLRRRWWVVGAASALGVGLAALMVVLLPKTYSSFTVVNVTPTEIDSGSQSGRNSDVNLQTESQRVRSFLVASRAAKALKTNKSPTTLASTVTVTVPDNSTILYITAEATTATGAREKAHAFAQAYLDFRRENATDVMVGQMTSLEKQVTSLARRLETVTDKIERQLIVAQMQSLNTKLSDIRVRAAGINAGEIITHARMPTAPSDPSLTRYLPSGLVAGLLLGVVLAVWLDRTDRRIRSAEDVERVLDLPVLLDVPGGRGDDALGLLPARSRTGQSFHELCHSLAATLGHGNHVLLVTGASPGPGAGAVSANIAAALARTGANVLLLSADLHSKVASDLLGQPGEPGLAEVLLGKAPISKVVRKNSMVSSLAVISPGADADLAVEKLQSEQMPTLVEYLRKKARYTVIHAPSTSLGADAQAIANLADAALIVVETPRTRYDQVRDGVRQVHSMGAAVLGAVVLPDQPERPATAPPVAVRAIGSDDVPAVPKGALDAGDTPAPAPAKKSSGDDADEEDSPSGHRILWS; translated from the coding sequence ATGGACGCCACGTCCGCTGCCGGTTCGCGTGAACTGGCCGACTACATCGCACTGCTCAGGCGCCGGTGGTGGGTGGTGGGCGCCGCCTCCGCGCTCGGCGTCGGCCTGGCCGCCCTCATGGTGGTGCTGCTGCCCAAGACCTACTCCTCCTTCACGGTCGTCAACGTCACCCCCACCGAGATCGACAGCGGCAGCCAGTCCGGCCGCAACTCCGACGTCAATCTCCAGACCGAGTCGCAACGGGTCCGTTCGTTCCTGGTCGCCAGCCGCGCGGCCAAGGCGCTGAAGACGAACAAGTCGCCGACGACGCTGGCGTCCACGGTCACCGTCACGGTGCCCGACAACTCCACGATCCTCTACATCACCGCGGAGGCGACGACGGCGACCGGCGCGCGGGAGAAGGCGCACGCGTTCGCCCAGGCGTACCTGGACTTCCGCCGCGAGAACGCCACCGACGTCATGGTGGGCCAGATGACCTCGCTGGAGAAGCAGGTCACCAGCCTGGCCAGGCGGCTGGAAACGGTGACCGACAAGATCGAGCGCCAGCTCATCGTCGCCCAGATGCAGTCGTTGAACACCAAGCTGTCCGACATCCGGGTGCGGGCGGCCGGGATCAACGCGGGCGAGATCATCACGCACGCCCGGATGCCGACCGCCCCCTCGGACCCGAGCCTCACCCGCTACCTGCCGAGCGGGCTGGTGGCCGGCCTGCTGCTCGGCGTCGTGCTGGCGGTCTGGCTCGACCGCACCGACCGGCGCATCCGCAGCGCCGAGGACGTCGAACGGGTCCTGGACCTTCCCGTGCTCCTGGACGTTCCGGGCGGCCGCGGGGACGACGCGCTCGGGTTGCTGCCCGCGCGCAGTCGCACCGGCCAGAGCTTCCACGAACTGTGCCACTCGCTCGCCGCGACACTGGGCCACGGCAACCACGTCCTGCTCGTCACGGGCGCCTCACCGGGTCCCGGCGCCGGCGCGGTGTCGGCCAACATCGCCGCCGCGCTCGCCCGTACCGGCGCCAACGTCCTGCTCCTGTCCGCGGACCTGCACTCCAAGGTCGCCAGCGACCTCCTGGGCCAGCCCGGGGAGCCGGGGCTCGCCGAGGTCCTGCTGGGCAAGGCGCCGATCTCGAAGGTCGTGCGCAAGAACTCGATGGTGTCGTCGCTGGCCGTCATCTCCCCCGGCGCCGACGCCGACCTCGCCGTCGAGAAGCTGCAGAGCGAGCAGATGCCCACGCTGGTGGAGTATCTGCGCAAGAAGGCCCGCTACACCGTCATCCACGCGCCGTCCACCTCGCTGGGGGCCGACGCCCAGGCCATCGCCAACCTGGCGGACGCCGCGCTGATCGTGGTGGAGACGCCACGGACCCGCTATGACCAGGTCCGCGACGGCGTCCGACAGGTTCACAGCATGGGCGCGGCCGTGCTGGGCGCCGTGGTCCTTCCCGACCAGCCGGAACGCCCCGCGACCGCGCCGCCGGTCGCCGTCCGCGCCATCGGTTCGGACGACGTGCCGGCGGTGCCCAAGGGGGCGCTCGACGCGGGCGACACACCCGCGCCCGCGCCCGCGAAGAAGTCGTCGGGCGACGATGCCGACGAGGAGGACTCTCCGAGCGGCCACCGCATCCTGTGGTCCTGA
- a CDS encoding WecB/TagA/CpsF family glycosyltransferase: MGGGETVDVMGLRVSRVDVPTLRERMVRAVLDREPLTITFSNPNYVMAARKDPALRDVINGFDLNLADGWGVVLASRLLGRPVGPRMANDDLTDEFFGESVRRGWRVFLFGNAPGVADRAASNLCRWYPGLEIVGTRHGHVAGADGRIPAETERRIVDMINEAAPDVLHVGLGTPLQQWFVANNRHRLQVPIIVTCGAYFEHLAERRDYYPAWVTRLRLGWFYRLVREPRRLWRRYTLELGAYLLLLLAYRVRRWRTG, translated from the coding sequence TTGGGCGGTGGGGAAACCGTTGACGTGATGGGCCTGCGGGTCAGCCGCGTGGACGTGCCGACGCTGCGGGAACGCATGGTGCGGGCGGTCCTCGACCGCGAACCGCTCACCATCACGTTCAGCAACCCGAACTATGTGATGGCCGCGCGCAAGGATCCGGCGCTCCGCGACGTCATCAACGGCTTCGACCTGAACCTGGCCGACGGCTGGGGCGTCGTCCTGGCGAGCCGCCTCCTGGGCCGGCCGGTCGGCCCCCGGATGGCCAACGACGACCTGACCGACGAGTTCTTCGGCGAGTCCGTCCGGCGGGGCTGGCGGGTGTTCCTGTTCGGCAACGCGCCGGGGGTCGCCGACCGGGCCGCGAGCAACCTGTGCCGGTGGTATCCGGGGCTGGAGATCGTCGGCACCCGGCACGGGCACGTGGCCGGCGCCGACGGCCGCATCCCGGCCGAGACGGAGCGCCGGATCGTCGACATGATCAACGAGGCCGCTCCGGACGTGCTGCACGTCGGGCTGGGCACGCCGTTGCAGCAGTGGTTCGTCGCGAACAACCGGCACCGGCTCCAAGTGCCGATCATCGTCACGTGCGGCGCCTACTTCGAGCATCTGGCGGAGCGCCGCGACTACTATCCCGCCTGGGTCACGCGGTTGCGGCTCGGGTGGTTCTATCGGCTGGTCCGGGAGCCGCGTCGCCTGTGGCGCCGCTACACGCTGGAGTTGGGCGCGTATCTGCTCCTTCTCCTGGCGTACCGCGTCCGCCGCTGGAGGACGGGCTGA